The Mycolicibacterium cosmeticum sequence CCGATGAGCGTCGCGCGGTGATCGACCACGAGCGCGCGCATCTGCGTCACCGTCACCATGTGCATGTACAAGCGGTCGAACTGGCGGCCCGGATCAATCCGATGCTGAGGCCGTGGTGCCATGTGGTGCGGTTGGCCGCCGAACGGTGCGCCGACGAATACGCCGCGCGCCGCGATCGCCGCACCGCAGCACAAGCCGTTGCCCGCGCCGCATTGCTGTGTGCACGTGTGGTCGCGCCGGACGTCTGTCACATCACCGGTCGGCCGAGTGACGCACGCGTGCGGGTGATGGCGCTCACGGGTGCGCCGCCGGAACGCCAGCGCCGCCGTGCGGTGCTGGCCGCGGGCCTTGTCGCCCTCGTGCTGAGTGGCCAGAGTTATCTGGCGGGCGATGTCATCCAGGATCGGCTGGCACCGGAAGCCGGCGAGTCGCCCGCGACGGTAATCGGCTGACCGTCAAGGCGATTCACTGCCCGGACGTGGACGCCACCGCGTCACCCCAAGCGGATCGGGCACCCGAGTCGCCGATCCGGACCACCTGAACCGTGGTGGCGACAGCGGTGATCACGATGACCGCCGCCAGAATCCAGCCGAGAAGCGGCTTGACCGGGCGTTCGCGGGTTTCGCGCAGGTGGACGACGGCGAGCAGCACCGCTGCGACCAGCAGCGCCACCGCGAAATACACCATGGTGTCGCCGAGTTCGGCGTGTTCATGCAGTAGCGGTGTGCGTTCGGTCTGGTGTTCGAGCCATTCCCCGGCCTCGGTGGTGAGCGGTGTCAACACCGTGGTCGCCGCGGCCAGGGCGACGACCAGCCAGACCAGCCGTCGGCGCGCCGCGGGCCACACGGCGCAGACGATGGCCAGCACGGCGGTCAGTGGCGCCAGTACCACGATGAAATGCACGAACAGGACGTGGGCAGGCAGCCCCTCAATAGTCGACAACCGTTGCCTCCGTATGACTGATCCGACAACCGTGATACTACACAGTTAGTAGTAGTTGGGCCTGTGATGTCACTGGAGGGATCCTGGCTGGGCACCCGCAACGATGCGGCGTCACCAGCGATTGTTGGGGTCTTCCGTCGCACGAGCGTGCTCATCCACGCCGACGCCCATCAAATTCACAGGTTTACCTACCGGGTGACGGGATATCCCGGCGTGCGGGCGGGGGCTCAGCCGTTGGGCATGCATCCGATGCCAACGGGTCACATGCAGAAAGTG is a genomic window containing:
- a CDS encoding M48 family metalloprotease is translated as MAWLAVTVAVSSWVSLVAGATVLWNQSEFAGRAAGSVLAVAAAAAVLLAVRHARNVRTSVRANRAFRGHSRDETGVLVLDDDRPDAFAVPGRSGGLVVLTTGLTDALTADERRAVIDHERAHLRHRHHVHVQAVELAARINPMLRPWCHVVRLAAERCADEYAARRDRRTAAQAVARAALLCARVVAPDVCHITGRPSDARVRVMALTGAPPERQRRRAVLAAGLVALVLSGQSYLAGDVIQDRLAPEAGESPATVIG
- a CDS encoding DUF2231 domain-containing protein, which produces MSTIEGLPAHVLFVHFIVVLAPLTAVLAIVCAVWPAARRRLVWLVVALAAATTVLTPLTTEAGEWLEHQTERTPLLHEHAELGDTMVYFAVALLVAAVLLAVVHLRETRERPVKPLLGWILAAVIVITAVATTVQVVRIGDSGARSAWGDAVASTSGQ